The Bacillota bacterium DNA window GTGGTAGCCCACCGCCACGGCGAGGACCAGCGGGATCCACCAGACCACCAGGAAGCCCGGGATCCGCCAGCGGGTGAAGGGCAGGTCGGCGTAGAGGCCGACGAAGACCAGGGCCAGCGCCACCAGGCCGACGACGGGCTGGTCGAAGAGCCGGATCAGCAGGACCATGCCCAGGTAGGTGTACATGCCCGCCCCGAAGACCGTCATCACCGCCGGCCGCGGGATCCCGCGGCGGAGGAGGCGGCCGAAGGGCGCGGCCACCAGCTTGAGCAGCCCGGTCCAGACGGTGGCGGCGGCACCCATGGCCCAGGCGAGAAGCGGGTCGTGGCTTGTGCGGTAGACCGGCAGCATGATGGAGAGCGTGTAGGCGATCATGGCCGGCACGTTGCTCCCGTAGACCTGAGCCGTCACGTCGTTCCGCCTCTCGCGCGCGCCGAGCTTCAGCGCCATGCCCAGCATGGCCAGCGCGCCCAGGGCGAAGCCGAGCGCGCTCCCCGGCAGCATCCGGCCCACGGCCAGCGAGCGCGGGAAGCCCATCTCCACCAGAAGGAAGACGGGGATCGCGGCCTGCGCCACGTTGAACCCGAGCTCGATGACGAAGCCGTCCACGTCGCCCCGGCCCGGTCGCGTCCATGCCGGCAGCCTCTTGAACCCGCCCGCTTCCGCCATCGCTCTCGCCACCCCGGGCTAGGTTGCGCCCCGGGGAGAGGCGGCACTCGTGCGGACCGGCTCCCGCTCTTTTCGCGCGGCGGCGGGAGAGGGGACGGCTTTGCCTCCGCCTGGCTGAACGTTCGCCTGTCCGGCGCTCCGCGGAGATCCGTCCGGAACCCGGAAAACAAGTACGCTCCCGTGCTCCGGCGTGTGAGCGAGTGGTTCCCGCTCGCTGCCGAGAGAACCCGCCATGTTCTTCAGCCGCGAAGAACCAGCATCAAAAGGGAGACCAGCCCCGCCGCCGCGGAGTAGACCGCGAAAGGCCAGAGCGTTCCGGTCCGGAAGTAGCGCGAGAGCCAGCGGACGCTCACGTAGGCGGCCACGCCCGCCACGAGGCCGCCCAGGAGAGCCGCGCCCAGGGCGCCGTGCGCGTGGAGGAGCTTCGGCACCTCGAGCAACCCGGCGGCCAGGATCAGCGGAGCGCTGAGCAAGTAGGAGTAGGTGGCCGCGGTCAGCCGGGAGAGCCCCGCCCCCAGCCCGGCCGTCATCGTCACGCCCTCGCGGGAGAAGCCGGGCAGGAGCGCCAGCACCTGGGTCACCCCCACCCAGAGCGCCTCGCGCAGGCCGAGCCGGTCGATGGCCATCTCGGCGTCGGGCAGGCGGGTGCTGACGGCGCCCGCGCTCCTGGAGAGGGCGGGCGGGTCGCCCCCCGCCGCCAGCCGGGCCCCGGCGGCGTCCGGGCCGGCGGCGCTCCCCTCGGCGCTCCCGCGCCCGGCCCGGCGGGCGTGGAGCCACTCGCCCAGCCCCAGGGCGCCGCCGTTCAGCACGAGAAAGACCGCCGCCAGCTGGGGCGAGGCGAAGAGGCGGGCCACCGGCTTCTCCAGGAAGAGGCCGAGGAGGCCCGTGGGGACGACGCCGACGACGACGAGCCAGGCGAGCCAGGCGGCCGGGTCGCTCTCCGGCCGCGCCAGGCTGCGGCGGCCGAGGCTGCGGAAGAACCCCCGGACCACTTCGACCCACGTGCGCCAGTAGAAGGCGATCAGCGCCGTCGCGGTCCCCAGGTGGAGCATGACCGCGAACGGCAGGAAGCTCGGCGCCGCCTGGTCGATCCGCCAGCCCGCGAGGGTGGGGAGGATGACCAGGTGGCCGAGGCTCGAGACCGGAAAGAGCTCCGTCACGCCCTGGAGGAGACCCAGGAGGACCGCCTGGAGCGCGCTCATCGACCCGCCTCCGCCTGCGGCCGGGGGCGTCGCCCCCTCGCCGCCGTTCTCGCCAGGAAGCGTACTGCGAACAGCTCTCGGCGCATAGCGCGCGGCCCCTCCACCCGGGCGCCCCCGGCGCCCCCGGCGGCCCCTGGCGGCCTCGCCGGCCGGCGGGGCCAAGAGGTGACCGCGGTCACTGGTGGCCACCTCCCGCCTCCGCCTAGGCTCGAGTCGCGAGGAAAGCCGGGGAGTCGCCGGCAGTGGGGA harbors:
- a CDS encoding undecaprenyl-diphosphate phosphatase, whose translation is MSALQAVLLGLLQGVTELFPVSSLGHLVILPTLAGWRIDQAAPSFLPFAVMLHLGTATALIAFYWRTWVEVVRGFFRSLGRRSLARPESDPAAWLAWLVVVGVVPTGLLGLFLEKPVARLFASPQLAAVFLVLNGGALGLGEWLHARRAGRGSAEGSAAGPDAAGARLAAGGDPPALSRSAGAVSTRLPDAEMAIDRLGLREALWVGVTQVLALLPGFSREGVTMTAGLGAGLSRLTAATYSYLLSAPLILAAGLLEVPKLLHAHGALGAALLGGLVAGVAAYVSVRWLSRYFRTGTLWPFAVYSAAAGLVSLLMLVLRG